ACAGGTTGTCCTAGTCAATGTTGTCGGACTCGTCACGCTCATCGCCGAGCTCAACCTTGTTGCCGAACTCGAGCTTGTTGTCCCTCTGTCTTGCGCTCCGCCTTCTTGTGTTCGTTGTCCCTCTTTCAGAAGAACTCCTTCGCTTGCATGAGGTGCGGGTTTGCCCTCGTGAACCTTGCCATCACCGCCTCATTGGTTTCCCTGGCGTCCCTCTACTCGAGGATGATGCGGGTCTTCCTCTTTGTCGGGCGGGACTCACTGGTCACTGGCAGCCCGATGAACTTCACATCCGCCCGCGTCTCGATCACCAGGAAGTTGATCTCGTGCCACAGCCGACTGAGCCTCCACACAACGATGTCGTAGGCGCGTGCGGCCATCTTCGCCGTCTCGAAGGTGCCGAGCCAATACAGTCGGCCGTCACGCTGAAACTCGATGCTGAAACGGCCGAACTCCAGTGGCTAAACGCCACGGTAGCTGAACTTGCTCTTCACACGTTTCGACGACATCCGACAGATGCGGCGCAACAGCAGTGCAGATTTGTCGGTGGGGCGATGCGGCGTGACGGCAGGTGGAAATGGGTGTTGTGGCGGCGGTGCAGCcgattggaggagggggacgacagatCAGGACATCATGGTAGTGCAGCTGTGGCGGGAGTGTCTGGATCCGCTGGGGGTGATGGCAGCGCGGGAGGGAAATTGGCTGCGGGAATGTTCCGGATGGCAACAGTTGGGTTGCGCGTGGCTCGATTCTGCGTTTGCAGCAGCCGTGTGCATGCCGCAAATACACAGCCGGCGCTGCCTTTTTTTGGGCTGCACAAAAAACATTTTGCAAAATTTTCCAACAAGAGCAGCTGTTGGAGGTTTTTGTGGGGGGTTGGgggtccaaaagctcataaaacggTAATGCATTAAAATAggctgctgttggagatgctcttatttcCAATGTTGCCATCAACCCTAGGGCGTAGACCAGTAAAGACCGAAGAACATGGCAGAAGTTGCGTTCTGTCTGATAAAGAACACAATAATTCTAGTTGCAAAGATGTTATCTACCAATGATTTAAAAAATGCCCTCGgagctaaaaaagaagcagcacaaTCATCCTTTCCTAAGTGCTTCTTGCTGCTTCTCCATGACCCCCGTTGGTATTGCCCTGCAAAAGATGGTTAGAAACATTTGATATTACTCACTGCAAGTCTGCAAAAACGTTAAATTGCAAAAGGGAAAATAAATCAGCCAACGCTCTGCATTTGTCTAAAGAATCATTACTCACAGCATTTGACACTTTGCCCCTGACTGGGTATACATCGTTGAGCATTTTGTCTAAGGAATCCTTAGCTAACTGTAGCTTCCCTTCTTTCTCTCCTGATTCAGACGACACCTTTGTTGATGATGCACCACAGTGAATCTGCAGGGAACATGATGATTCACACGAATTACACCTTTCATCAAATATATCTTGATTGCACCCCAAAAACTACTGAAATAGTTTTCTTAACGGAGAGCTTCAGAGACCAGTCATTGAACTCTCACATACAAAAGAATAATAAGCATCTCACAGATCAAGTAACTTCCAGCAAAATGGCAAGGCATTTATGCAAAAGCACATGATAGCAATTGTTTGAACTAacctgtgcagtagctggttgctcTAACGCGTCTTGATTTTTACTCAAATGGCCTTCTGTTGTTCCCGAATTCGCCGCGGATGCCTACAAAATAACGCATCACACTAAACTGAGACCACAGATCCTTCAGACAATAACAAGCAGATACAAACACCACGAAAAGGATAAAGCTAAAAACATGCTAACTATTGACCTCAGTACTGGATCAATTGCATTCTTTTCAGATTAAATGTTCATAAGACAGCCCCTCGTTGCTGCTCAGGTCTGTATTACCTGATCCTTTAAGGTGTCCTCTCGCCACTCCGGCTGAAACTTCTGCAGGAGCAAAGTGAGCAGCCTTTGCAGCTCGGGCAACACCTCTGCAGGGAAAAGCTTCGGAATCTCCTCCTTCGCGATGTTGTCATGGACGCACCTGCGGGTCAATATCCGGAGGCACACCAAGAGCTGCAACAGAGAGAAGTGTATGCATTGAGCACAGGGCTAAGCTGCTTGCTTTTCGCATAAATGCCTNNNNNNNNNNNNNNNNNNNNNNNNNNNNNNNNNNNNNNNNNNNNNNNNNNNNNNNNNNNNNNNNNNNNNNNNNNNNNNNNNNNNNNNNNNNNNNNNNNNNNNNNNNNNNNNNNNNNNNNNNNNNNNNNNNNNNNNNNNNNNNNNNNNNNNNNNNNNNNNNNNNNNNNNNNNNNNNNNNNNNNNNNNNNNNNNNNNNNNNNNNNNNNNNNNNNNNNNNNNNNNNNNNNNNNNNNNNNNNNNNNNNNNNNNNNNNNNNNNNNNNNNNNNNNNNNNNNNNNNNNNNNNNNNNNNNNNNNNNNNNNNNNNNNNNNNNNNNNNNNNNNNNNNNNNNNNNNNNNNNNNNNNTGGGCAGGTACGGACGGGGTCGAGCTCGGAGTCGGAGGGGAGCTGGAGGATGTCGCGGACGATGGCGCGGTCGGCGGCGTCGAGGCCGGTGCGGCGGGTGCGCCAAAGGGCCTGCAGGATGTACTCTACCGAGTCCTTGGAGCGCGCGCGGGCCAGCAGCGGGAGGTGCTCGTGCCCCCAGAGCGCCGCCGCCAATGACGTCCCGTGCTCCATCGCCGGCCGTGTTCTGCCGCCGCGGGCAGGGGAGACTATGGCCTTGTGGGCTAAGACAGAAGACATGACTGCGTAGCAGCGAAGGCAATGTCGATTGCTAACGGGCTGAAAGTAGTCCATGGGCCTTAACTGTGGAGAGCTCAGAGATCAGAAGGGCCATTTCGCGCACCAGGCCCATCCACTAGCAGCATGGCTGGCTCACCGAAATCACTGGAAAAAACTAGTTCACCTCAAAAAAAAACTAGTACCCCTAAAAAAATAGAAATAACTAGTTTTTTTAGGCAAAACACACATTATTTATTACTCATAAACAATGTTTACAGGAACTGCAGCAGGGTCATAAGGTATTCCCAGCCAAATATGCCTACCAACATCTAAATTAACAGTGTGCTTTGCGAGAGAATGAGCATCAAAATTAAAGCTTCTACATTCATAAACTAAATTATACTTGTTGAAAAATGATTCCTACGTAAACTAAATTATACTTGTTGAAAAATGATTCCTACGCTGCAATCGGAAGCAACAACTATTCTTGAGAGAGGGAAAGATCATCGGCTAGTGCAAGGCCCTCTCAGCAAGCGAGTGCTTCTAGGCTTGATGGGTCCTTGGTACTCTGCACCACAATCGCCGAGGCTCCAACATAAACTCCTTGCTCTGTTCTACATATAGCAGCAGCGGTGCCCTTGCTGTCGTTCTGATTGAAAGCTCCATCTATGTTAATTTTCTCGTTGCTTGTCCCTGGAGGAAGCCACTTCTCTCCGGTATCATGAACTTGTATCGGCTGGCTAGCCTTTGGGTCTTGAATAGCATTTAGCTCAGCATTGTAAGAGTTGACAAAATGATGAATAGAAATTATACTCTGATGTATATCCTCGTGGATTGCCTTTCTCCTTGAAAACCATATTGCCCATAGAGTAACGATCAACCAGGTGAAAATATGCATGTGATAACGACTCGTTCATTGAAAAAGCTAGTTTTTTGGCATTTGGTTCAGTGCATGCCGCCATACTCTTTGTAATGCTCTCCTGGCTTAAAGCCCAGGTTCACCAAGAATTCGAGCAGTCCAAAAGGGAGTGCCTCTATGAGTCTTAGCACCCTCATAGAGTGCAGCTGCTCGTAGTGATAATATGTCGATGATGTAAAAGCTCACCTGATGGTAAGGATTGTTGTGCCAATGTCAAATGATTATTTCCAGCTTGGAATTCCATATATTTATCCATGCTTTATTCGCTTGCTGAGTATTGGATGATCCAAGGACCCCATCGAGCCAATTCTCTCCTCTAGTCTTTGTATCAACAAGCATACGATATGTGGATTGCACAATAAAATGGCCATTTCGTTCAAAGTACCTTGAGCAGAAATCGGTTACTCCACTAATGCAAAGAGGTATACCCAGTATTGCATCAGCATCCATGGGCAGAAACACTTgtcagataataataataataataataataataataacaacaacaaCTAGTTTCTctcacaaaaacaataataatagaAATAATTAGTGTGTCAAGGGTTATCTAAAAAAAGTTTGTTAAGGTACTTTTTGCAAAGGGGATTTCCATCTCCTCTAGCAATGACAAGTGGCGCCGCATGTGCGTCATTTGTCGTAATCTAAGAGTTTTAGTGAGATTTCTGCCGACTGAGGGATGGTTGGATCGGTTGGTGTTTTCTTGATCCTTTTTTAAAACAAAATATCTCTTGAACCATGCGTCCAAATTAGAAACTGTTCTTACCATTGTTTCTCACGTCAATATTTTCAAAACTAAATCTCATGTCGATATACGTCGATATCTTTAAACTAAATCTCATGTTAATAGGTTTTTGACAAACATTTTTGGGGCAAATTTGTACTCCCATCTGGTACTAACCCGTGCTCCAAATGTAAACTAACTCGTCTCCCAACTAAACCTAACATGTGCTTCCCAATGTGTGCTCTCAACTGGCACTAGCATGAGTGCTTTCAGTGTGTGCTTCTAACAATACTAACTTGTGCTTTCAACCTGTACTAACAAGTGCTCCCAAGTAAACTAACATGTACTCCGGCATGGGTAAAGCACATGCTCCTCGCACGAATACACTCGTACTTTCCAAGCGAACCTGTGCTCCACGACAGAACACGCTTGTGCTCCCATGTGAAGCACACATGTGATGCAGTGCACACGAGGAGCACATGTGCGtcagaaaaaatgagaaaaaaaaccTAAAAACAAAGGAAATACCAAAAAGTCAAAAGGAAAGGAAATAAGAGTAGAAAATGTTAAAAGATAGTTTGACGCTGGGCGCATGACCGCACCCCcaaccagccgggggggggggggggtacgcGTCGACTAGCTATACCTCTAGTTAATGGTACCTTTTGCAAAGATTATCCTAAACTCCCTTCGATGGTGATAAGTGGTGCAGtgcatgtgcgtcacttgtcaTCACCAGAGGATTTTGGCGGGTTTTCTCACTCACGTGCAAGGGATGGGAGTCTTGGTGTTTATGTTTTATTTCATATAATATTGATTTTTTTATAAAATATCTCATGAACCACGCGTCCAAACTATAAAATGTTTGCACCGTTGTATTTATAACATTGAGATCTTTAAAATTAGACCCCATGTTAATAGGTTGTGACAAACGTTTTTCGGCTTGAAATTCAAAATTATGCTCCCAAATGAACTAACATATGCTTGCAAACTTTACTAACATACGCTCCCAATTGAACTAACCTATACTTCCATGAGGAAGTGCACATGTGCTCCCTGCAGGAGCGCACTTGTACTTCCATACTGAACAAACTTGTGCTTTTGCTGGTAAAGCACACATGTGATCCCCCGCATGAAGCACACATGTGCTTCCCTTGTGAACTAACTTGTGCTCCCGCAAGGTGAAAGCACACATGTACTTACACGTTAACCACGTATGTGCTCCCGTGAGGTGAAAGCGCACATGTGATCCACGCCGGAACACACCAAAATAAACATAGAGAACCAGAAAACCCCAGAAAACCGATAAACCcaaaaaactagcaaaataaaaacCCAAAAACAGAAAAATGAGAAACCTGTAAattgttaaaaaaaataaaaaacaaggaaaaaccatTTCGATGGGGGAAGCTTCCGGTGCGTGACACATcacaaggtaaaactaagttgaagGTCAAATTTGAGTGAGAGATAGGAAACCTTGTTAGGTTGATCTTTTCCCGATCGAGCCCAACGGCTCGACGGGCCCTTGACCcgtgccctgatcgggggcgctgaACCTaaccatggttggtgggcccctgttGCCGCGCTATATAAAGGGGTGGGGGAGCCGGCCGCACGCAACACGAGATTCACCGTGCGTCCAGAACCCCACCTGCatccctaccgatctagggtttaGCGCGATACGACGGGGAGCTCAACCACCCACGCACACTCGCGCTCACGCCGCCGCCCCTTCACCATGGTGACTGGTGCGAGCTCGTCTGCACAAACAGAAGGTAGGACCACCGACGATCTGACCTACTCGATCCGCGAGGTATATCAATGGTATCAGACATGTTTGGTTTAGGATCTTCGGTGCAAATCACAGAATTTTTTTCCCTTCCCCAAAGAGCCCTAAAGTGACATGTCAAAGATCTGACGAGAGAGGGCCTAGTACTCGCCGGCAAAGTGCGCCGCCGCAAGCCGAGGTGCGGGGACGAAGAACCACCCCACACGAGGCAAAGGGCGCCGCGACCAAACCGCTCGACGGCGGCGCGCTCAGCGCAAGGTGGACGCGCAACCGGCGAGGGGGATGGCAACGGCGCCACCGCCGACCGCTCCGCCGTCGGGCTCCTCTCTCTCACTGCTGGGTAGTGGTGGAAGAGAAAGACAGAAAAGAAAAGAACGAAAAGGCGGAGCCTCGCCACGCCTGGAAGCCTCGCCGTCGGATGGCCGGCGGCAGAGGGAACCGCGAGCGCACAGGGGAGCAGGGAATGGCTCCGCCGCATCTCCCCGCCTCTCTCTCGCGTCGGGAGGCGTGGGATAGGAGGGACGAAAGAAAAGGAGAAGGAAAAGAGTGTCGCGGCGCAGCCCGGTGGTAGTCGTCGGCGTCGCCGGTGGCCGGGCGCGGTGCGATGGCCCGGCAACCTGAACAGGTGCCGCCGCCGCAGAGCGAGAAGGAGAGCGGCGCGCGTGGGAAAGAACGGCGCTAGGGTTCTGTT
This portion of the Triticum dicoccoides isolate Atlit2015 ecotype Zavitan chromosome 7A, WEW_v2.0, whole genome shotgun sequence genome encodes:
- the LOC119334693 gene encoding uncharacterized protein LOC119334693 — protein: MSSVLAHKAIVSPARGGRTRPAMEHGTSLAAALWGHEHLPLLARARSKDSVEYILQALWRTRRTGLDAADRAIVRDILQLPSDSELDPLLVCLRILTRRCVHDNIAKEEIPKLFPAEVLPELQRLLTLLLQKFQPEWREDTLKDQASAANSGTTEGHLSKNQDALEQPATAQIHCGASSTKVSSESGEKEGKLQLAKDSLDKMLNDVYPVRGKVSNAGNTNGGHGEAARST